One part of the Luteolibacter flavescens genome encodes these proteins:
- a CDS encoding DUF1592 domain-containing protein, with amino-acid sequence MLENPRLFLIQAAAMTVIAGAAGHAQTTTVEARWESEALPLLETYCYDCHGDGIKKGELAIDKFGSIAEMQQNREVWKRIRDHIKHRLMPPLDEDQPTVAEREKMLAWIDDAVFPVDPKNPDPGRVTLRRLNRVEYQNTLRDLLGTDVNVMDLIPPDDSGYGFDNIGDVLTLSPAHLERYLEAARVALDKTIKPGVMPPAETKTNGRDMKGDGNRSEEGHYLYMAGKAETIYRPLRPGKYRVTVRACGTLGGDGPPIMELLADGKKLHEWKVDAPMDRPKDYTHEIQIDGKDPLPIAVNFTNDFWDENHPDRSRRDRNLMVNSVTITGPLDGPPPQKPQSHRRIFTERKAGESDHAYALKVLGQFARKAFRRPIREGETERYLTLVDMAKDEGIEHGVRLALEAMLVSPSFLYREEPQPEPDNAKKIHLVDEHALATRLSYFFWSSMPDQRLMDLATRGELRKNLDGEIDRLITDKRSRQFVSNFTGQWLRLRDVPSSLPAKREFPDFNPRLRDSMRRETEMLFSHVIQQDLPMIRLLDADFTFVNEDLARHYDIPDVSGGDFRKVELKDSRRHGILGHGSVHLLTSYPLRTSPVLRGKYVLENLLDTAPPPPPPNIPQLEPPSKHGEQRSLREQLEKHREDPSCASCHALMDPIGFGMENFDASGAWRDQDGGKPIDASGELADGQKFHGVEELRKVLVQDHRSDFHRSVASKMLTYALGRGLDWYDKPALDKIVADTEAAGGSSRAMLRAMIDSVPFQYRRGDK; translated from the coding sequence ATGCTCGAAAACCCCCGTCTCTTCCTGATCCAAGCCGCCGCGATGACCGTCATCGCAGGAGCTGCCGGGCACGCCCAGACGACCACCGTCGAGGCCCGCTGGGAGAGCGAGGCACTGCCACTGCTGGAGACGTATTGCTACGACTGCCATGGCGACGGTATCAAGAAGGGCGAGCTGGCGATCGACAAATTCGGCTCGATCGCCGAGATGCAGCAGAACCGCGAGGTCTGGAAGCGCATCCGCGATCACATCAAGCACCGGCTGATGCCCCCGCTGGACGAGGACCAGCCAACTGTCGCCGAGCGCGAGAAGATGCTCGCGTGGATCGATGACGCGGTCTTCCCCGTCGATCCGAAGAACCCCGATCCCGGCCGAGTGACGCTGCGCCGGCTGAATCGCGTGGAATATCAGAACACGCTCCGCGACCTGCTCGGCACGGACGTGAACGTGATGGACCTGATCCCGCCGGATGACTCGGGCTACGGCTTCGACAACATCGGTGACGTGCTCACGCTTTCCCCCGCCCATCTGGAGCGCTATCTGGAAGCTGCCCGCGTGGCGCTGGATAAAACGATAAAGCCGGGCGTGATGCCGCCCGCCGAAACGAAGACGAATGGCCGCGACATGAAGGGCGACGGCAACCGCTCGGAAGAAGGCCACTACCTCTACATGGCGGGCAAGGCGGAGACGATCTATCGCCCGCTGAGGCCAGGGAAATACCGCGTGACCGTGAGGGCCTGCGGGACGCTCGGCGGCGACGGGCCGCCCATCATGGAGCTGCTGGCAGACGGCAAGAAGCTCCACGAGTGGAAGGTGGACGCCCCGATGGATCGACCGAAGGACTACACCCACGAGATCCAGATCGACGGAAAAGATCCGCTGCCCATCGCTGTCAATTTCACGAATGACTTCTGGGACGAGAACCACCCGGACCGCTCGCGCCGCGACCGGAACCTGATGGTGAATTCGGTGACCATCACCGGACCCCTCGACGGACCACCGCCTCAGAAGCCGCAGAGCCACCGCCGCATCTTCACCGAGCGGAAAGCGGGAGAGAGCGATCACGCCTATGCTCTCAAGGTGCTGGGCCAATTCGCACGCAAGGCCTTCCGCCGGCCGATTCGCGAGGGCGAGACGGAGCGATACCTCACACTCGTGGACATGGCGAAGGACGAGGGCATCGAGCACGGGGTGCGGCTGGCACTGGAGGCCATGCTCGTTTCACCGTCCTTCCTCTACCGCGAGGAGCCGCAGCCGGAGCCGGACAATGCGAAGAAGATCCACCTGGTGGACGAGCACGCCCTGGCCACGCGGCTGTCGTATTTCTTCTGGAGCAGCATGCCGGACCAGCGCCTGATGGATCTGGCGACGCGCGGGGAATTGCGGAAGAATCTGGATGGAGAGATCGACCGGCTGATCACCGACAAGCGCTCGCGGCAGTTCGTCTCGAACTTCACCGGCCAGTGGCTGCGGCTGCGCGACGTGCCGTCCTCGCTGCCCGCGAAGCGCGAGTTCCCGGACTTCAATCCCCGGCTGCGCGACTCGATGCGACGTGAGACGGAGATGCTTTTCTCACACGTGATCCAGCAGGACCTGCCGATGATTCGGCTGCTGGATGCGGACTTCACCTTCGTGAATGAAGACCTCGCCCGCCACTATGACATCCCGGACGTGAGCGGCGGGGACTTCCGGAAGGTGGAGCTGAAGGACAGCCGCCGCCATGGCATCCTCGGCCACGGATCGGTCCATCTCCTGACCTCCTATCCCCTTCGTACTTCGCCCGTGCTGCGCGGGAAGTATGTGCTCGAAAACCTGCTCGACACCGCCCCTCCCCCGCCGCCGCCGAATATCCCGCAGCTCGAGCCGCCGAGCAAACACGGCGAGCAGCGCAGCCTGCGCGAGCAACTGGAAAAGCATCGCGAGGATCCGTCCTGCGCCTCCTGCCATGCGCTGATGGACCCCATCGGCTTCGGCATGGAGAACTTCGATGCCTCCGGCGCATGGCGCGACCAGGATGGCGGCAAGCCCATTGATGCCTCCGGCGAACTCGCCGACGGGCAGAAATTCCACGGCGTCGAGGAGCTCCGCAAGGTGCTCGTCCAGGATCATCGCTCGGACTTCCACCGCTCGGTCGCGTCGAAAATGCTCACCTATGCGCTCGGCCGGGGGCTGGACTGGTATGACAAGCCCGCCCTCGACAAGATCGTCGCCGACACCGAAGCCGCCGGCGGCAGCTCGCGGGCGATGCTGCGCGCGATGATCGACTCCGTTCCTTTCCAGTATCGACGCGGCGACAAGTGA
- a CDS encoding alpha-E domain-containing protein: MLSRVANSLYWMVRYIERADNLSRLIEVNGQLLLDHERLDSERLRAFWKPIILATGDDELFGELYSDASSGEVIRFLTDDRKNPNSIVSSIAQARENARMVRDQLSEELWEELNGLYLFINSRAGENLLTTDPTRYYETIRRATFTFHGIAAASIARSESWEFMDLGRHLERADKTTRFLDITSFLPEVEDGNGAATFHWTAILRSCGALGAFRAEHLGQPSAKSVLDLLMFSNNFPRSVRYCVDRIDRNLHRISGSPRGTYTNGAERVAGRMLAELAYGSAEEVLESGLHGYLDDAQTRFNEIGDGLFRAYVFPDITDARPPIPAASVSAVVAWQMSQQQQ; encoded by the coding sequence ATGCTTTCCCGCGTTGCCAATAGCCTCTACTGGATGGTCCGCTACATCGAGCGGGCCGACAATCTCTCCCGCCTGATCGAGGTGAACGGCCAGCTCCTGCTGGACCACGAGCGCCTCGACAGCGAACGCCTGCGGGCCTTCTGGAAGCCGATCATCCTCGCTACCGGGGATGACGAGCTTTTCGGCGAGCTCTACAGCGACGCCAGCAGCGGGGAGGTCATCCGCTTCCTCACCGATGACCGGAAGAATCCGAATAGCATCGTCTCCTCCATCGCCCAGGCCCGCGAAAATGCGCGCATGGTGCGTGACCAGCTCTCGGAAGAGCTGTGGGAGGAGTTGAATGGATTGTATCTTTTTATCAACTCCCGGGCCGGCGAGAACCTGCTCACGACCGACCCGACCCGCTACTACGAGACGATCCGCCGGGCGACCTTCACCTTCCACGGCATCGCCGCCGCATCGATCGCGCGCAGCGAGTCCTGGGAATTCATGGACCTCGGTCGCCATCTGGAGCGCGCGGACAAGACGACCCGCTTCCTCGACATCACCAGCTTCCTGCCGGAGGTGGAGGATGGGAATGGAGCCGCGACCTTCCATTGGACAGCCATCCTGCGCTCCTGCGGGGCGCTCGGGGCCTTCCGCGCCGAGCATCTCGGCCAGCCCTCGGCGAAGAGCGTGCTGGACCTGTTGATGTTCTCGAACAACTTCCCGCGCTCGGTCCGCTACTGCGTGGACCGCATCGACCGGAACCTGCACCGCATCTCCGGCTCGCCACGAGGCACCTACACGAATGGTGCCGAGCGCGTCGCCGGGCGGATGCTGGCGGAGCTGGCCTACGGATCTGCCGAGGAGGTTCTGGAAAGCGGGCTGCACGGCTACCTCGATGACGCGCAGACGCGCTTCAACGAGATCGGCGACGGGCTCTTCCGCGCGTACGTCTTCCCGGACATCACGGATGCCCGGCCGCCGATCCCTGCTGCCAGTGTTTCGGCGGTTGTGGCTTGGCAAATGTCCCAGCAGCAGCAATAG
- a CDS encoding circularly permuted type 2 ATP-grasp protein, protein MFDAYEANGFFDEMFDESGAVRPHYRTLLNRFSSYPAEDFEARRASCDQHFLRQGVTFNVYHDDRGTERIFPFDPVPRVIPANEWEHLEAGLTQRIIALNLFLHDIYHEQHILRDGVIPRFYIEEAKHYRPEFRGMNVPKDIYIHICGSDLIRGADGTYFVLEDNGRCPSGASYLLENRNALKRAFPGLFESLGVRPVDSYPRELLNMLHHVSPHREGEPVCVLLTPGCYNSAYFEHCYLAREMGIEIVEGRDLVVMDDFVYMRTTKGLVRVDVIYRRIDDDFLDPTVFRKDSVLGVPGIMRAYQAGNVALANAVGTGVADDKVIYYFVPKIIEYYLGQDPILPNVPTYLASEDSDRKYILEHLPELVVKAANESGGYGMLMGPSATQEEIAKFKEKIIEDPRNFIAQPVVSLSRSPTWCEGSMEGRHIDLRPYIIYGDDVKIVPGGLTRVALRKGSLVVNSSQGGGSKDTWVLK, encoded by the coding sequence ATGTTTGACGCCTACGAGGCCAATGGATTTTTCGATGAAATGTTCGATGAGAGCGGTGCAGTCCGGCCCCACTACCGGACGCTGCTGAATCGCTTCTCAAGCTACCCGGCGGAGGATTTCGAGGCCCGCCGCGCGTCCTGCGATCAGCATTTCCTGAGGCAAGGGGTGACCTTCAACGTCTATCACGACGACCGGGGCACCGAGCGGATCTTCCCCTTCGATCCCGTGCCGCGCGTCATCCCGGCGAATGAATGGGAGCATCTCGAGGCCGGGCTCACGCAGCGGATCATCGCGCTGAATCTCTTCCTGCACGATATCTACCACGAGCAGCACATCCTGCGCGACGGTGTCATCCCGCGCTTCTACATCGAGGAGGCGAAGCACTACCGCCCGGAATTCCGCGGCATGAACGTGCCGAAGGACATCTACATCCACATCTGCGGCAGCGACCTGATCCGCGGGGCGGATGGGACCTACTTCGTGCTGGAGGACAATGGCCGCTGCCCCTCCGGCGCGTCCTACCTGCTGGAAAACCGCAATGCGCTGAAGCGCGCGTTTCCCGGTCTCTTCGAGTCGCTCGGCGTGCGGCCGGTGGATTCCTACCCGCGCGAGTTGCTGAACATGCTTCACCACGTCTCCCCGCATCGCGAGGGGGAGCCGGTCTGCGTGCTGCTCACGCCGGGCTGCTACAATAGCGCCTACTTCGAGCACTGCTATCTCGCCCGCGAGATGGGCATCGAGATCGTGGAGGGCCGCGATCTCGTGGTGATGGACGACTTCGTCTACATGCGCACCACGAAGGGCCTCGTCCGCGTGGACGTGATCTACCGCCGCATCGATGACGACTTCCTCGACCCCACGGTCTTCAGGAAGGACTCGGTGCTCGGCGTGCCCGGCATCATGCGCGCCTACCAGGCCGGCAATGTCGCGCTGGCGAATGCCGTCGGCACCGGCGTGGCGGACGACAAGGTCATCTACTACTTCGTCCCGAAGATCATCGAATACTACCTCGGCCAGGATCCCATCCTGCCGAACGTGCCGACCTACCTCGCCTCCGAGGACAGCGACCGGAAGTACATCCTTGAGCACCTGCCGGAGCTGGTCGTGAAGGCGGCGAATGAATCCGGCGGTTACGGCATGCTCATGGGCCCCTCCGCCACGCAGGAGGAGATCGCCAAGTTCAAAGAGAAGATCATCGAAGACCCGCGGAACTTCATCGCCCAGCCGGTGGTTTCGCTGTCCCGCTCGCCCACCTGGTGCGAGGGGTCCATGGAGGGGCGCCACATCGACCTGCGCCCCTACATCATCTACGGCGACGACGTGAAGATCGTCCCCGGCGGCCTCACCCGCGTGGCCTTGCGGAAAGGCTCGCTGGTCGTGAATTCGTCGCAGGGCGGCGGCTCGAAGGATACCTGGGTCTTGAAATAA
- a CDS encoding transglutaminase family protein — MGQPLQPGPIFKVLHRTVFEYDAPVRDSLNTLHLEPRTFPFQRTLSAVVRVLPATRVRRFHDLFENVTHHFEVPGDHRRLEIESRIRIQNLPLIIPQASQQALIHEYRGGDIPERTWAYLQDSRFVFRHPQIWRQALDITAGIEPVFEQAVAIMHWVHREFRYEAGSTHVNTHIEEAFALRRGVCQDFTHVMLGLCRAIGIPARYASGYLYNGPRDHLVGAQASHAWPEVFFPGVGWIGFDPTNETLADERYIKVAVGRDYDDVAPVRGTYHGTGHCKMTVTVEVDKVE, encoded by the coding sequence ATGGGACAACCGTTGCAGCCCGGCCCTATCTTCAAAGTCCTCCACCGCACCGTCTTCGAGTACGATGCGCCGGTGCGGGACAGCCTGAACACGCTCCATCTGGAGCCGCGGACCTTTCCATTCCAGCGCACACTCTCCGCGGTCGTGAGGGTCCTGCCCGCCACGCGGGTGCGGCGGTTTCACGATCTCTTCGAGAATGTGACGCATCACTTCGAGGTGCCGGGGGATCACCGGCGGCTGGAAATCGAGAGCCGCATCCGCATCCAGAATCTTCCGCTCATCATTCCGCAGGCGTCACAGCAGGCGCTGATCCACGAGTATCGGGGCGGGGACATCCCGGAGCGGACATGGGCCTACCTGCAGGACAGCCGCTTTGTTTTCCGCCACCCGCAGATCTGGCGGCAGGCGCTCGACATCACGGCTGGCATCGAGCCGGTCTTCGAGCAGGCCGTGGCGATCATGCACTGGGTCCACCGCGAGTTCCGCTATGAGGCGGGCTCCACGCATGTGAATACCCATATCGAGGAGGCCTTTGCCTTGCGCCGCGGGGTTTGCCAGGACTTCACGCACGTGATGCTCGGGCTGTGCCGCGCCATCGGCATCCCGGCGCGCTATGCCTCCGGCTATCTTTACAATGGTCCGCGCGATCATCTCGTCGGCGCGCAGGCATCGCACGCGTGGCCGGAAGTATTCTTCCCGGGCGTCGGCTGGATCGGCTTCGATCCGACGAATGAGACATTGGCCGACGAGCGATACATCAAGGTCGCGGTCGGCCGTGACTACGACGACGTCGCTCCCGTCCGTGGCACCTACCACGGCACCGGCCACTGCAAGATGACGGTGACGGTGGAAGTGGACAAGGTGGAGTGA
- a CDS encoding DUF6714 family protein, translating to MGKKAESICEKIREAFCGVALGNGVGLEEAQGLDGGEDEEACAKLRLEDEIEDWTRISSCRLNACHSSLSFFDAEGMRFHLPAYLIADLKGEYGFHLDFSLTHLSDYNKGQFASLSAHQREAVREYLRFIFEEPDYLYERPYIEGALLGFWSEDRDE from the coding sequence ATGGGCAAGAAGGCAGAATCCATTTGTGAAAAAATTCGCGAAGCCTTTTGTGGGGTGGCGCTGGGGAATGGCGTGGGACTTGAAGAAGCACAGGGCCTTGATGGTGGTGAGGACGAGGAAGCTTGCGCCAAGCTGCGGCTGGAAGATGAAATCGAGGATTGGACTCGGATTTCCTCCTGTCGGTTGAATGCCTGCCATAGCAGCCTCAGCTTCTTTGATGCGGAGGGGATGCGGTTTCATCTTCCTGCATATTTGATCGCGGACCTGAAGGGTGAATACGGGTTCCATCTAGACTTCAGCCTGACCCACTTGAGCGACTACAACAAAGGGCAGTTCGCATCGTTGTCGGCTCATCAGAGGGAGGCCGTAAGGGAATACCTTCGATTCATTTTCGAAGAGCCGGACTATCTGTATGAGCGACCTTACATTGAGGGTGCTCTTCTTGGGTTCTGGAGCGAAGATCGGGACGAATAG
- a CDS encoding DUF1552 domain-containing protein, with product MTQRRTFLKSIAATLAVPAFPSLAQAAAKKVASPTRMAYIYIPNGVNLDLWRPTGTGKDYTMSKTLEPLAELREHFSVLRGLDHDKAFANGDGAGDHARANATFLTGCQARKTAGADIELGESVDQIAARQIGHMTRLSSLELSTDPARSSGHCDSGYSCAYQFNLSWINDSTPAPAERDPRLVFEKMFGSGNEKEDSRRRAYRKSILDFVMADAKRLQTRLGSTDRGKMEEYLTAVRDVEQRIERAEKFRVEVPEDKRPNGVPETYGEHMRMMFDLMHLAFQTDTTRISTFLLAHDGSNRTFPEIEVHSAHHELSHHRSHAQTLESIGKIDRFYVEQLAYFLKKMRDTPDGEGSLLDHSMIVYGGGIADGNRHNHDDLPVLLAGRGNGTLNPGRVIEAPKGTPMTNLYLSLLDRMGAKAQRIGDSNGVFEKV from the coding sequence ATGACCCAGCGCCGCACCTTCCTCAAAAGCATCGCCGCCACCCTCGCTGTCCCTGCATTCCCGTCGCTGGCCCAGGCCGCCGCGAAGAAAGTCGCCTCGCCGACGCGGATGGCCTACATCTACATCCCGAATGGCGTGAACCTCGACCTCTGGCGCCCCACCGGCACCGGGAAAGACTACACGATGTCCAAGACGCTCGAACCGCTCGCCGAACTGCGCGAGCACTTCTCCGTGCTGCGCGGGCTCGACCACGACAAGGCCTTCGCGAATGGCGACGGAGCCGGCGACCACGCGCGGGCAAACGCCACCTTCCTCACCGGCTGCCAGGCCCGCAAGACGGCCGGCGCGGACATCGAGTTGGGTGAGTCAGTCGACCAGATCGCCGCACGGCAGATCGGCCACATGACGCGGCTTTCCTCGCTGGAGCTTTCCACCGATCCCGCGCGGAGTTCCGGGCACTGCGACTCGGGCTACTCGTGCGCGTATCAGTTCAATCTCTCGTGGATCAATGACTCCACCCCTGCCCCGGCGGAGCGCGACCCGCGGCTGGTCTTTGAGAAGATGTTCGGCTCCGGCAACGAGAAGGAAGACTCACGCCGCCGCGCCTACCGGAAGAGTATCCTCGACTTTGTGATGGCGGATGCGAAGCGCCTCCAGACCCGGCTCGGCTCGACCGACCGCGGCAAGATGGAGGAATACCTGACCGCCGTGCGCGACGTGGAGCAGCGCATCGAGCGCGCGGAGAAATTCCGCGTCGAGGTGCCGGAGGACAAGCGCCCGAACGGCGTGCCGGAGACCTACGGCGAGCACATGCGGATGATGTTCGACCTGATGCACCTCGCCTTCCAGACGGACACGACGCGCATCTCCACCTTCCTGCTCGCGCATGACGGATCGAACCGCACCTTCCCGGAAATCGAGGTCCACTCCGCACACCACGAGCTCTCCCACCACCGCAGCCATGCGCAGACGCTGGAGAGCATCGGGAAGATCGACCGCTTTTACGTCGAACAGCTTGCCTATTTCCTGAAGAAGATGCGCGACACTCCGGATGGCGAGGGCTCGCTGCTCGACCACTCGATGATCGTCTATGGCGGCGGCATCGCGGATGGCAACCGCCACAATCACGACGACCTGCCCGTGCTGCTCGCCGGCAGAGGCAACGGCACCCTCAATCCCGGCCGCGTGATCGAGGCTCCGAAGGGCACGCCAATGACGAATCTGTATCTCTCGCTGCTCGACCGCATGGGAGCGAAAGCCCAGCGCATCGGTGACTCGAATGGTGTGTTCGAGAAGGTGTGA
- the folE2 gene encoding GTP cyclohydrolase FolE2 has protein sequence MKELKDTQNERDDRNLAIDRVGVKGLRFPVEVRDKGGSTQRTVATVALAVDLPHHYKGTHMSRFVEVLNSHGGCLDVRSMAGLPRELLKRLDARKAHVEFQFPFFRSKPAPVTGQVGLMDYEVRFEVEAVQGGPLDFIVTVMVPVATLCPCSKQISDRGAHNQRGVVTYSVRCKEPVWIEDLIELVERSASCELYSLLKRPDEKAVTERAYDNPVFVEDLVRNVASRSNAHADIEWYKVEAENFESIHNHNAYAVIEKAV, from the coding sequence ATGAAGGAACTGAAGGATACCCAGAACGAGCGGGACGACCGCAATCTCGCCATCGACCGCGTCGGCGTGAAAGGCCTGCGCTTCCCGGTGGAAGTGCGTGACAAGGGCGGCTCGACCCAGCGCACCGTCGCGACCGTGGCGCTCGCCGTCGACCTGCCGCACCACTACAAGGGCACCCACATGAGCCGCTTCGTGGAGGTGCTGAATTCCCACGGTGGCTGCCTCGACGTCCGCTCGATGGCCGGCCTGCCGCGCGAGCTGCTCAAGCGCTTGGATGCGCGGAAGGCACACGTGGAGTTCCAGTTCCCTTTCTTCCGCAGCAAGCCCGCGCCGGTCACCGGCCAGGTGGGGCTGATGGACTACGAGGTCCGCTTCGAGGTGGAGGCGGTGCAAGGTGGCCCGCTCGACTTCATCGTCACCGTCATGGTGCCTGTCGCGACCCTCTGTCCGTGCTCGAAGCAGATCAGCGACCGCGGCGCGCACAACCAGCGCGGCGTGGTGACCTACTCCGTGCGCTGTAAGGAGCCGGTGTGGATCGAGGACCTCATCGAGCTCGTCGAGCGCTCCGCGAGCTGCGAGCTCTACAGCCTGCTCAAGCGCCCCGACGAAAAGGCCGTCACCGAGCGCGCCTACGACAATCCGGTCTTCGTCGAAGACCTCGTGCGCAACGTCGCCTCACGCTCGAACGCCCACGCGGACATCGAGTGGTACAAGGTCGAAGCCGAGAATTTCGAGTCGATCCACAACCACAACGCGTATGCGGTGATCGAGAAGGCGGTGTAA
- the hflX gene encoding GTPase HflX: MFEVREKPLLVERALLVRLYFDPREADESEALLEELGELVSTLGIGVVEKVLARSREMHKKFLCGTGKAAEIVELAKAHQCDCIVIDNQLAPSQQREWERAADLCVIDREEVILDIFAQRAQTKEARLQVELARMQYALPRMARMWGHLDREGGSGGGQGGGAARGMGEKQIEVDRRMAHVRIDRARRELEDVRKQRATQRKERERMETPHAAIVGYTNAGKSTLLNRLSGSDVMAKDMLFATLDTTTRKIELPDGQPLLLTDTVGFVRNLPHRLVEAFKATLEEAVLADFLIHVLDATSPEIERFHETTLHVLGELGAADKTTVTVLNKIDKVTDPDRLADLKRLFPDALRISAFTGLGMEELLQKCSDVLADRVRRHRYRIPQSRADLLGVLHRDAKVLSTEYEDNDILVTAVVPAAIAGRLEEFAF, translated from the coding sequence ATGTTCGAAGTTCGTGAGAAACCCCTGCTGGTCGAGCGCGCCCTGTTGGTGCGCCTTTATTTCGATCCGCGTGAAGCAGATGAGTCCGAGGCCCTGCTGGAGGAGCTGGGCGAACTCGTGTCCACGCTGGGGATAGGCGTGGTGGAGAAGGTGCTCGCGCGCAGCCGGGAGATGCACAAGAAGTTCCTCTGTGGCACCGGCAAGGCCGCGGAGATCGTCGAGCTGGCGAAGGCACATCAGTGCGACTGCATCGTCATCGACAACCAACTGGCTCCCTCCCAGCAGCGCGAGTGGGAGCGGGCGGCGGACCTGTGTGTGATCGACCGCGAGGAAGTCATCTTGGATATCTTCGCCCAGCGTGCGCAGACGAAGGAAGCACGTCTCCAAGTGGAACTCGCACGCATGCAATATGCACTCCCCCGTATGGCGAGGATGTGGGGTCACCTCGACCGCGAAGGTGGATCGGGGGGCGGCCAAGGCGGCGGTGCAGCCCGTGGCATGGGTGAAAAGCAGATCGAGGTGGACCGCCGGATGGCCCATGTCCGCATCGACCGCGCCCGCCGCGAACTGGAAGATGTGCGCAAGCAACGTGCGACCCAGCGCAAGGAACGCGAGCGCATGGAGACACCGCACGCCGCGATCGTCGGCTATACCAACGCCGGCAAGTCCACCCTGCTCAACCGCCTGAGCGGATCCGACGTGATGGCGAAGGACATGCTCTTCGCCACGCTCGACACCACCACCCGGAAGATCGAGCTACCCGACGGCCAGCCACTGCTGCTAACCGATACGGTCGGCTTCGTGCGCAACCTCCCTCACCGTCTGGTGGAAGCCTTCAAGGCGACGCTGGAAGAAGCCGTGCTCGCCGACTTCCTGATCCACGTGCTGGATGCCACGTCACCGGAGATAGAGCGTTTCCATGAGACGACCCTGCATGTGCTGGGAGAACTCGGCGCGGCGGACAAGACCACGGTCACAGTGCTCAACAAGATCGACAAGGTGACCGACCCGGACCGCCTGGCAGATCTGAAGCGCCTCTTCCCCGATGCCCTGCGGATCTCCGCTTTCACGGGCCTCGGAATGGAGGAGCTTCTCCAGAAGTGCTCCGACGTCCTCGCGGACCGGGTGCGACGCCACCGCTATCGCATCCCGCAGAGTCGGGCCGATCTGCTCGGCGTGCTCCACCGCGATGCCAAGGTGCTCTCCACCGAATACGAGGACAATGACATCCTCGTGACCGCAGTGGTGCCCGCCGCCATCGCGGGACGCCTGGAAGAGTTCGCCTTTTGA
- a CDS encoding HAD-IB family phosphatase, with amino-acid sequence MNDLRLEVSIDDQRLRLYRGAELEREYPVSTAAKGVGFTEGSYRTPTGRFVITQKIGDGEPSGTIFKSRKPIGLWQPGEAADKDLVLTRIIRISGLQPESANTFDRFIYFHGTNQEEKLGTPASCGCIRLSNADMIDLHDRIEPGMLVEILPPVRKRGKLIFFDCDSTLSTIEGIDELGRARGPETFRMVEHLTNQAMNGEVPIGEIFGRRMEIIQPDKDTAEVVAQLYLDTMVPGIAGVIATLKADGWTPVILSGGFAPLIRPLAEALGIAHVEAVPLHFHEDGSYAGYGEGYPTTRNGGKPEVIREWKDAMLPEVTVMVGDGISDLESKPEVDLFIGFGGVIARKAVEEGADAWLTNMSDFGSIKLPKTS; translated from the coding sequence ATGAACGACCTGCGCCTCGAAGTTTCCATCGACGATCAACGCCTGCGCCTCTACCGCGGCGCGGAATTGGAACGCGAGTATCCCGTATCCACTGCAGCGAAAGGAGTCGGCTTCACCGAAGGCAGCTACCGCACCCCCACCGGACGCTTTGTCATCACCCAGAAGATCGGCGACGGGGAACCCTCCGGCACCATCTTCAAGAGCCGCAAGCCGATCGGCCTCTGGCAACCTGGCGAAGCCGCGGACAAGGACCTCGTGCTCACCCGCATCATCCGCATCAGCGGGCTCCAACCGGAGAGCGCGAATACCTTCGACCGCTTCATCTACTTCCACGGCACCAACCAGGAAGAGAAGCTTGGCACCCCCGCGAGCTGTGGCTGCATCCGGCTTTCGAATGCCGACATGATCGACCTGCATGACCGGATCGAACCCGGCATGCTCGTTGAGATCCTCCCGCCCGTCCGCAAGCGAGGGAAGCTCATCTTCTTCGACTGCGACTCCACCCTCTCGACCATCGAGGGCATCGACGAACTGGGCCGCGCCCGCGGGCCGGAGACATTCCGGATGGTGGAGCACCTGACGAACCAGGCCATGAATGGCGAGGTGCCGATCGGCGAGATCTTCGGCAGGCGCATGGAGATCATCCAGCCCGACAAGGATACGGCGGAAGTTGTCGCACAACTTTATCTCGACACCATGGTGCCCGGAATTGCCGGCGTGATCGCCACATTGAAGGCGGACGGCTGGACCCCTGTCATCTTGTCCGGCGGCTTCGCCCCGCTGATCCGCCCGCTCGCCGAGGCACTGGGGATCGCACATGTCGAGGCCGTGCCCCTTCATTTCCATGAGGACGGCAGCTACGCCGGATATGGCGAGGGCTATCCCACCACGCGGAACGGCGGCAAGCCGGAGGTGATCCGCGAGTGGAAGGATGCCATGCTCCCCGAAGTCACGGTCATGGTCGGCGATGGGATCTCTGACTTGGAATCGAAGCCCGAGGTGGACCTTTTCATCGGCTTCGGCGGGGTGATCGCACGCAAGGCCGTGGAGGAAGGAGCAGACGCTTGGCTAACCAATATGTCCGATTTTGGGAGTATTAAGCTTCCCAAAACCTCCTGA